A stretch of Nonomuraea africana DNA encodes these proteins:
- a CDS encoding urease subunit alpha encodes MSEISRARYAALYGPTTGDRIRLADTDLFIEVTEDRSMGPSGAGDEAVFGGGKVIRESMGQARTTRAEGAADLVVTGAVILDHWGVIKADVAIKDGRIAAIGKAGNPDTMDGVDIVIGPSTEILAGNGKILTAGAVDSHVHLICPQILTEAIGSGVTTIVGGGTGPVEGTKATTVTGSWYLRHMLESLDSFPVNVALLGKGNTVSTEGLLEQLRAGASGFKLHEDWGTTPAAIDACLSVADATGVQVTIHTDTLNEAGFVESTLKAIGDRMIHAYHTEGAGGGHAPDIIRVAAHRNILPSSTNPTRPHTVNTLDEHLDMLMVCHHLSPSIPEDLAFAESRIRPATMAAEDVLHDMGAISMIGSDSQAMGRVGETIIRTWQTAHVMKSRRGGLDDNLRARRYVAKYTICPAIAHGLDAEVGSVEVGKLADLVLWEPAFFAVKPALVLKGGVVAWAQMGDANASIPTPQPVMPRPMFGASPVTAAATSLHFVSPLALESGLADRLDVRRRLAPVADVRRRGKDAMPLNDALPRIEVAPDTFEVRVDGELIEPAPAVELPMAQRYFLF; translated from the coding sequence ATGTCTGAGATCTCCCGCGCCCGCTACGCCGCGCTGTACGGCCCGACCACGGGCGACCGCATCAGGCTCGCCGACACCGACCTGTTCATCGAGGTCACCGAGGACCGCTCGATGGGGCCCTCCGGCGCGGGCGACGAGGCGGTGTTCGGCGGCGGCAAGGTGATCCGCGAGTCGATGGGCCAGGCCCGCACGACCCGTGCGGAGGGCGCCGCCGACCTGGTCGTCACCGGCGCCGTCATCCTCGACCACTGGGGGGTGATCAAGGCCGACGTCGCGATCAAGGACGGCCGGATCGCCGCCATCGGCAAGGCGGGCAACCCCGACACCATGGACGGCGTCGACATCGTCATCGGCCCCTCCACGGAGATCCTCGCGGGCAACGGCAAGATCCTCACGGCGGGGGCGGTCGACTCCCACGTCCACCTGATCTGCCCGCAGATCCTCACCGAGGCGATCGGCTCGGGCGTCACCACGATCGTCGGCGGCGGCACGGGACCGGTCGAGGGCACCAAGGCGACCACGGTCACCGGCTCCTGGTACCTGCGCCACATGCTGGAGTCGCTCGACTCCTTCCCCGTCAACGTCGCGCTCCTCGGCAAGGGCAACACGGTCAGCACCGAGGGCCTGCTCGAGCAGTTGCGGGCCGGTGCCTCCGGCTTCAAGCTGCACGAGGACTGGGGCACCACCCCTGCCGCGATCGACGCCTGCCTCTCGGTGGCCGACGCGACGGGCGTGCAGGTGACCATCCACACCGACACGCTCAACGAGGCGGGCTTCGTCGAGTCGACGCTGAAGGCTATCGGCGACCGGATGATCCACGCCTACCACACCGAGGGCGCGGGCGGCGGGCACGCCCCCGACATCATCCGCGTGGCCGCCCACCGCAACATCCTGCCGTCCTCCACGAACCCGACCAGGCCGCACACCGTCAACACCCTCGACGAGCACCTCGACATGCTCATGGTCTGCCACCACCTGAGCCCGTCGATCCCCGAGGACCTGGCCTTCGCCGAGTCGCGGATCAGGCCGGCCACGATGGCCGCCGAGGACGTCCTGCACGACATGGGCGCGATCTCCATGATCGGCTCGGACTCCCAGGCCATGGGCCGCGTCGGCGAGACGATCATCCGTACCTGGCAGACCGCGCACGTCATGAAGAGCCGCCGCGGCGGCCTCGACGACAACCTCAGGGCCCGCCGCTACGTCGCCAAGTACACGATCTGCCCGGCGATCGCGCACGGCCTCGACGCCGAGGTGGGCTCGGTCGAGGTGGGCAAGCTGGCCGACCTCGTGCTGTGGGAGCCCGCGTTCTTCGCCGTGAAGCCCGCGCTGGTGCTGAAGGGCGGCGTCGTCGCCTGGGCGCAGATGGGCGACGCCAACGCCTCCATCCCCACGCCGCAGCCGGTCATGCCCCGGCCCATGTTCGGCGCCTCGCCCGTCACCGCCGCCGCCACCTCGCTCCACTTCGTCTCGCCCCTCGCGCTGGAGTCGGGGCTGGCCGACCGGCTGGACGTGCGCCGCCGCCTCGCCCCCGTCGCCGACGTACGGCGGCGCGGCAAGGACGCCATGCCGCTCAACGACGCGCTGCCACGGATCGAGGTCGCGCCCGACACGTTCGAGGTGCGGGTCGACGGCGAGCTGATCGAGCCCGCGCCCGCCGTGGAGCTGCCCATGGCCCAGCGCTACTTCCTGTTCTGA
- the ureG gene encoding urease accessory protein UreG, translating to MGANHEDHHHAPDGHGRALRLGVGGPVGSGKTALVAALCRALGPELRLGVVTNDIYTTEDADFLRRAGVLDPERILAVETGCCPHTAIRDDIAANLDAVETLEERFGPLDLVIVESGGDNLTATFSRGLADAQIFVLDVSGGDKVPRKGGPGVTTADLLVVNKTDLAPLVGADLGVMERDAAAVREGRPVLFTSIRRDGGASEVASWVAERVHAWSHEHTPVA from the coding sequence ATGGGCGCCAACCACGAGGATCACCACCACGCACCCGACGGCCACGGTCGCGCCCTGCGCCTGGGCGTCGGCGGGCCGGTCGGCAGCGGCAAGACGGCCCTGGTCGCGGCGCTCTGCCGGGCGCTCGGCCCTGAGCTGCGCCTCGGCGTGGTGACCAACGACATCTACACCACCGAGGACGCCGACTTCCTGCGCAGGGCGGGCGTGCTCGACCCCGAACGCATCCTCGCCGTGGAGACCGGCTGCTGCCCGCACACCGCGATCCGCGACGACATCGCCGCCAACCTCGACGCGGTGGAGACGCTGGAGGAGCGGTTCGGCCCACTCGACCTGGTGATCGTGGAGAGCGGCGGGGACAACCTGACGGCGACGTTCAGCAGGGGGCTGGCCGACGCGCAGATCTTCGTGCTGGACGTCTCGGGCGGGGACAAGGTGCCGCGCAAGGGCGGCCCGGGCGTCACGACGGCCGACCTGCTCGTGGTCAACAAGACCGACCTGGCGCCGCTGGTGGGCGCGGACCTCGGCGTGATGGAGCGAGACGCGGCGGCCGTACGGGAGGGCAGGCCGGTGCTGTTCACCTCCATCAGGCGGGACGGCGGCGCGAGCGAGGTGGCGTCGTGGGTCGCGGAACGGGTCCACGCCTGGTCCCACGAGCACACCCCTGTCGCCTGA
- a CDS encoding urease accessory protein UreF yields the protein MSAATLLLLADSRLPAGGHAHSGGAEQAVRTGAVHDLTSLRAFFSGRLHTAGLIAAGLAAAACRTAQLPAASPEEPQPASSGVGSRPTTTSAGQTGPSGAPSAPMTWPDLDAEADALTASPAQREANRQQGRLLLRVARRVWPSPVLEELARAVPNPHHPVALGAVAHAAGATPAEAALAAAYHAVAGPATAAVRLLGLDPVEVHRLLADLAPDLEAVAGRAAAADRPPATSAPALDLLAERHTRADLRLFVS from the coding sequence ATGAGCGCCGCCACCCTGCTTCTGCTCGCCGACTCGCGCCTGCCCGCCGGTGGCCACGCCCACTCGGGCGGGGCGGAGCAGGCGGTCAGGACGGGGGCCGTCCACGACCTGACGTCGCTGCGCGCCTTCTTCTCGGGCCGCCTCCACACGGCGGGCCTGATCGCGGCGGGCCTCGCGGCCGCGGCCTGCCGTACCGCCCAGCTTCCGGCAGCCTCCCCCGAAGAACCCCAGCCAGCCTCCAGCGGGGTGGGCTCCCGGCCCACGACCACGTCGGCTGGGCAGACCGGGCCGAGCGGCGCCCCATCCGCCCCCATGACCTGGCCCGACCTCGACGCCGAGGCCGACGCGCTCACCGCCTCCCCCGCCCAGCGCGAGGCCAACCGGCAGCAGGGCAGGCTCCTGCTCAGGGTCGCCAGACGCGTGTGGCCGTCACCGGTGCTGGAGGAGCTGGCGCGCGCCGTACCGAACCCCCATCACCCCGTCGCCCTCGGCGCGGTGGCGCACGCGGCGGGGGCGACGCCGGCCGAGGCCGCCCTGGCGGCCGCCTACCACGCGGTGGCGGGACCGGCCACGGCCGCGGTGCGCCTGCTCGGCCTGGACCCCGTCGAGGTGCACCGCCTGCTCGCCGACCTCGCCCCCGACCTGGAGGCCGTGGCCGGAAGGGCGGCGGCGGCCGACCGACCGCCCGCCACGTCCGCCCCGGCACTCGACCTGCTGGCCGAACGGCATACGCGGGCCGACCTCAGGCTCTTCGTCTCCTAG
- a CDS encoding urease accessory protein UreD, which produces MRASAVVATALSGGRTILPVLRSDPPLTLRQTDPHTVHLVSTAAGPLGGDHLALDLDVAPGTHLEIGSIASTLVLPGEGESLFVVTARVGEGALLSFTPEPTVLAAGCAHRMEVRLTLAEGARVRWREEIVFGRYGEAPGRCVARFDATVEGRPLLRQELAIGDPALDGSPAVYGPARCIGTTLLTAPPHRTTPEISPTALPIEKIPAGDAASAIISSEDIAWGGVAPEGVAPGSATPGSAITPGSATSGGVASGGVALKSGAGGSVVAEGVAVLPLAGPGVLVSALAADAVELRRRLDWGEAQTAW; this is translated from the coding sequence ATGCGGGCCAGTGCGGTCGTGGCCACCGCGTTGTCAGGCGGACGGACCATCCTCCCCGTCCTGCGCTCCGACCCGCCGCTCACGCTGCGCCAGACGGACCCGCACACCGTCCATCTGGTCTCCACGGCGGCGGGCCCGCTCGGCGGCGACCACCTCGCACTCGACCTGGACGTCGCGCCCGGCACCCACCTCGAGATCGGCTCGATCGCGAGCACGCTGGTACTGCCGGGCGAGGGCGAGTCGCTCTTCGTGGTCACCGCCCGCGTCGGGGAGGGCGCGCTCCTGTCGTTCACCCCCGAACCGACCGTGCTGGCCGCCGGTTGCGCGCACCGGATGGAGGTGCGCCTCACGCTGGCCGAGGGCGCGCGGGTCCGCTGGCGCGAGGAGATCGTCTTCGGCCGGTACGGCGAGGCGCCCGGCCGCTGCGTCGCCAGGTTCGACGCCACGGTGGAGGGACGCCCGTTGTTGCGCCAGGAGCTCGCCATCGGCGACCCCGCGCTCGACGGCTCCCCAGCGGTCTACGGTCCAGCCCGCTGCATCGGCACCACCCTCCTCACCGCTCCCCCACACCGAACCACCCCGGAGATCTCCCCTACCGCACTGCCCATAGAGAAAATCCCCGCCGGGGACGCCGCCTCAGCGATCATCTCTTCGGAGGACATCGCCTGGGGAGGTGTTGCTCCCGAGGGTGTTGCTCCGGGGAGTGCCACACCGGGGAGTGCCATCACACCGGGGAGTGCCACTTCGGGAGGTGTCGCTTCAGGGGGTGTCGCTTTGAAGAGTGGCGCCGGGGGGAGCGTCGTCGCGGAGGGCGTGGCCGTGCTGCCGTTGGCGGGGCCTGGGGTGCTCGTCTCCGCCCTCGCCGCCGACGCGGTCGAGCTGCGCCGCCGCCTAGACTGGGGCGAGGCTCAAACCGCCTGGTGA
- a CDS encoding urease subunit beta: protein MIPGEYEHPSGALPLNPGRPRLTVRVVNTADRPIQVGSHYHFSAANPGLDFDRKAAWGMRLDVPAGTAVRFEPGVERDVTLVPLAGRRIVPGLRPEWAGPLDV, encoded by the coding sequence GTGATCCCCGGCGAGTACGAGCACCCGTCAGGCGCCCTCCCGCTGAACCCGGGACGGCCGCGCCTGACGGTGCGCGTGGTCAACACCGCCGACCGGCCGATCCAGGTCGGCTCGCACTACCACTTCTCCGCGGCCAATCCCGGGCTCGACTTCGACAGGAAGGCGGCCTGGGGCATGCGTCTCGACGTCCCCGCCGGCACCGCGGTCAGGTTCGAGCCCGGCGTCGAGCGCGACGTGACGCTCGTGCCCCTGGCGGGGCGGCGGATCGTGCCGGGACTGCGTCCCGAGTGGGCGGGGCCGCTCGATGTCTGA
- a CDS encoding MarR family winged helix-turn-helix transcriptional regulator, giving the protein MSNLLAQSWCTLSALHNRIDAHVERALQTAHELSVREFSAMLLLSGQHSGEGGHLRMNQLADALGLSQSATTRLVARLEDRGLLTRYLCATDRRGIYTDVTASGRELLERARPTNDKALQEALDEAERHPELAPLVAAVRALDSTWPQLPTPA; this is encoded by the coding sequence ATGTCGAACCTTCTCGCGCAGAGCTGGTGCACGCTGTCCGCGCTGCACAACCGGATCGACGCCCATGTCGAGCGCGCTCTGCAGACGGCGCACGAGCTCAGCGTGCGCGAGTTCTCGGCGATGCTGCTGCTCAGCGGGCAGCACTCGGGGGAGGGCGGGCACCTGAGAATGAACCAGCTCGCCGACGCGCTGGGGCTCAGCCAGAGCGCGACGACCAGGCTGGTGGCGCGGCTGGAGGACCGGGGGCTGCTGACGCGGTACCTGTGCGCGACGGATCGGCGCGGCATCTACACCGATGTGACCGCCTCGGGGCGGGAGCTGCTCGAGAGGGCGCGTCCGACCAACGACAAGGCGCTGCAGGAGGCGCTGGACGAGGCCGAACGACACCCGGAACTGGCACCACTCGTGGCAGCGGTCCGCGCCCTGGACTCCACCTGGCCCCAGCTCCCCACCCCGGCCTGA